Proteins encoded in a region of the Oscarella lobularis chromosome 5, ooOscLobu1.1, whole genome shotgun sequence genome:
- the LOC136186953 gene encoding stalled ribosome sensor GCN1-like has translation MMATHAKLAEAIKLVNSKLTAGKTREKHHVLVDVLVPCLVESGPDIPDAAVKAAVKALSCIVPQQGYSQVKKPVENVLELLTRKNEGCTVAVLIAFLGNFVDLVKRCGCLTSSASAPIFVVFRWSCVLVRLLLDKEDSVENVKRIVDVQAGLFYGILSGERQSLCLSARHKLLVIWKAGENARKAYMSALMQCAQSKEIVCMMAEWFGACSRLNDSATPLLFQEKGFEIYLQTVVGTRMKLPEFLLTCCAPILKRLSHDQFQKTILPSIQKALLRNPEDSLAVVSALVRDVSLDPSQYASEIGKSAAAQIFSRNENMRSVTVDLMKRLAKQCSDASAIEQLAKHLIGILNGSEGKLSSTEQRISVLNGLSNLSCHRVGGVSSVDSLSTVVVDALIPFVQDEVHEGILSSALSTIGLWAARFSVAVSDNLINLFKKIDGKKLTSGAKVAYLDCMARALKGNSLCQGIELIPKLQTIFGQMTTTQNLQNSVVAESLIAALLLVRLNAADATVEPRLLNFWKALLTLNKPPFSSTKFLNSASANALCYLIDLCERLLTEHLYRLTGKEQIKPWTFCLVSALLHPKQDVRQHAQATVKKILKYSDMAIVQESLLTHLRDYLANQEIPSEEDVQKEVAETRTTSPHKLGAPKYFCEALEVLMTLPAAAQDSDKVEVALNVLLDAHHPIVVFHTRTMWLKLLKILKLDPKEVLANEAGTVWGIILEKLDSHKLAVLNTVSFLCSLSSDVLLPRIVERIRTEFKNPELYVTRKEFDVMMTPEGELCDKSVLESAMASVVDKEQNVKRESKAYSYEEQQWDRELREELKRKKQSAGRKKEASGVQLTKKQQEAIDATIREEAEIRKKLQQIYAKFESSLSLLTSALDCSDPKSVARHLPALVSCTLPLFNSPLVARDACTLYINLRRGFEYRTQKYTGLSVGHATLRLLKPEAPLNDEWCQEPLKSQIRRTVKMIHSMSSRDGSCLPSPAFAYCFPFLRSVLLSDEPLEVIGQALDVLFKNSKIESNAEFGAEFLPRNEMLALLLRLIGSFTDPRTKQKLQLVANATLVQLCDGASGRNGSACADADDIRVLINGLLSSSRETRESALKGLDALIPIFPSIDDDLLLLLTRRVLVVRFDPSESIQKLAQQLWTDGGLQLESNLLENLIEDVLHKDDVVHSSASAALAHFVHDFSDLVNPALTRLTEAYGEKRKTFLPDIDEFGRAVASAAIRVDPWESRKGVAMALERMAPHFGTDDMKPLFRFFVHESLDDPSIVVRKHVLNAAIATINIHGTHSVSILLPLFEDFLANAPNTKELDVVRQAVVVLTGSLARHLDKDDPKVKPIVENLITALSTPSQQVQEAVAACLPPLVPSVLDISEHIVRKLLDQLFDSAQFGERKGAAYGIAAMVKGLGVPSLKQMGIAPALQQAVINKKNFRHREGALFAVECLSRFLGRLYEPHVVQFIPNLLLCFGDNNQFVREAADDTARAIMSQLSGNGVKMVLPALLSALNEDSWRTKAGSVELLGTMAYCAPKQLSACLPNIVPKFMEVLTDSHVRVQNASAQALKQIGSVIKNPEIQGVVPVLLEAMSDVASKAPKCLQALLETTFVHTIDAPSLALIMPILERSLCQRSADTRKMTSEIICRMFSLTEAKDVEPYLPAIMPGLKESILDPLPEVRFVSAKAMGALVKSMGGNSFENLVPWLLETMQSGQSDVDRSGGAQGLCEVLSAKGIDKLSEMMPSFVSTAQRVELPACVRDGFLQLFIYLPITFEDDFIAYVADIIPPILKGLADESEFVRETSLRAGRGIVTQYAETAVAVFLPELENGLSNDNWRIRYSSVQLLGDLLYHITGVTGKMSAHGDEDDNFGTETSTQAIAGVLGVERRNRVLAGLYMGRSDVALMVRQSALHVWKIVVTNTVRMLREILPTLFVMLLGSLASDSDDRRQVAARTLGDVVRKLGERILPEIIPILEMGLDSDKSVERQGVCIGLSEIMASTSKDYIQAFQDSLIPTIRRALCDPLPEVRVAAAKTFASLYGNIGTTALEEILPSLLTILKTESDEVDFALDGLKQVMAAKSRVVLPFLVPKLTASPVNAKALALLSSVAGEALIRHLGSILPALLRSLSENAASPSYEDDMEASKVLVLSVGSEAGMCCVIDELMSASKNPSPEMRRASLILLRTFCAERRVDYSQYLPKLIIGLIGHFNDPNPGVVDAAWHALNAVTEKLAAADQIPVIAHIRQGIKFVRADLEEGEMLPGFSTTPKGIKSLVQILREGILNGLPDVKESAATGLGDVIALTSVAALKPHVVSITGPLIRILGDRYSWNVKAAILDTLTLVIVKAGLAVKPFVPQLQTTFVKALNDANRVVRLRSAAALEKLIAYQPRVDPLFNELCTTTKNNEESGHKETLLTALLGVIRGGGGLKMSEAVRRNVTDLLLGLLGAEEDVVRRAAGRCAGALAAVSTGESLNSLLNNFLDVDPVDNWMICHGRNVALSAVLAANLPIVFSEEREEEILKIVSSRVLVDRVSVSLSALSCACCLLRNESSRARSQSLIPCLIKCFASSVSDIKNAALTTLVLASRETKPDKALAEQFVPLLLSCLRDKSTTVKSGAERALLAVLNLRQGNDFYEAILPDLSSSVATELGSVYKRSLSKLVSQDEGTEDEISVFQT, from the exons ATGATGGCGACGCACGCCAAG CTAGCAGAAGCTATCAAGCTCGTCAATTCGAAACTGACGGCcggaaaaacgagagaaaagcACCACGTTTTAGTCGACGTCCTCGTGCCGTGTCTCGTCGAATCGGGGCCAG ACATTCCCGACGCGGCGGTGAAAGCCGCAGTAAAAGCGCTTTCCTGCATCGTCCCTCAGCAGGG GTACAGTCAAGTGAAGAAACCTGTTGAGAACGTACTAGAGCTGCTGACCAGAAAAAACG aggGATGCACTGTTGCTGTTCTAATCGCGTTTCTCGGCAATTTCGTCGATCTTGTCAAACGTTGCGGATGTTTGActtcttcggcttcggctccaattttcgtcgtctttcgatgGTCCTGCGTTTTGGTTCGCCTGCTTTTGGATAAGGAAGATTCGGTCGAAAACGTTAAGAGAATTGTTGACGTGCAAGCCGGTCTTTTCTACGGGATATTGTCTGGGGAACGCCAGTCTCTTTGTCTGTCGGCACGCCATAAACTACTAGTCATTTGGAAAGCT GGCGAGAACGCGAGAAAAGCGTACATGTCCGCATTGATGCAGTGCGCTCAATCCAAG GAAATCGTGTGCATGATGGCAGAATGGTTTGGGGCATGTAGTCGTTTGAATGACAGTGCTACTCCCCTACTTTTTCAA GAAAAAGGGTTTGAGATCTATTTGCAGACTGTCGTGGGAACGAGAATGAAACTGCCGGAATTTCTTTTG accTGTTGCGCTCCTATTCTAAAGCGCTTGAGTCACGATCAATTTCAGAAGACCATCTTGCCTTCAATTCAAAAGGCTCTTCTTCGAAATCCGGAAGATTCTCTAGCTG TTGTCAGTGCATTGGTACGGGATGTCTCGCTAGATCCAAGTCAATACGCCTCAGAAATTGGAAAATCAGCTGCAG CccaaattttttcaaggaaCGAAAACATGAGATCTGTGACCGTCGACTTGATGAAACGCTTGGCCAAGCAGTGCAGCGACGCAAGTGCAATCGAACAACTTGCAAAGCATCTAATAGGAATTCTCAACG GTAGCGAAGGAAAACTTAGCTCCACGGAACAACGAATAAGCGTCCTGAATG GTCTGTCGAATTTGTCCTGTCATCGAGTTGGTGGGGTGAGTAGTGTCGATTCGCTCAGCACAGTCGTCGTTGATGCTCTCATTCCCTTTGTGCAAGATGAAG TGCACGAAGGCATTCTGTCTTCCGCCTTGTCGACTATTGGTCTCTGGGCGGCGAGATTTTCTGTCGCAGTTTCGGACAATCTGATTAATCTGTTCAAG AAAATAGACGGGAAGAAGCTGACGTCTGGAGCCAAAGTGGCCTACCTCGATTGCATGGCGCGCGCTTTGAAAGGCAATTCACTGTGCCAAGGGATCGAGCTCATTCCCAAGCTTCAAACA atttttggTCAAATGACGACTACGCAGAATCTTCAAAACTCCGTTGTCGCCGAGAGTCTTATTGCGGCGCTACTTCTGGTTCGATTGAATGCGGCTGATGCTACCGTCG AACCGCGCCTTTTGAACTTTTGGAAAGCGCTTTTGACTTTAAACAAGCCGCCGTTTTCATCGACGAAGTTTTTAAACTCGGCAAGTGCGAATG CGCTATGTTATCTTATCGATTTATGCGAGAGATTGCTGACCGAGCATCTATATAGGCTGACTGGAAAAGAGCAGATCAA ACCGTGGACGTTCTGCCTTGTCTCCGCGCTATTGCATCCCAAGCAAGACGTAAGACAACATGCTCAAGCAACCGTCAAAAAGATTCTGAAATATTCGGACATGGCAATTGTCCAAGAGTCCCTGCTTACACACTTGAGGGACTACCTAGCCAATCAAGAG ATTCCATCGGAAGAAGACGTCCAAAAAGAGGTCGCCGAAACTCGGACCACTTCGCCGCACAAACTCGGCGCTCCCAAATATTTCTGCGAGGCTCTCGAAGTATTGATGACGTTGCCAGCCGCCGCGCAAGACTCAGACAAAGTGGAGGTAGCCTTGAACGTTCTTCTCGACGCGCATCATCCCATTGTCG ttTTCCACACTCGAACAATGTGGTTGAAATTGCTGAAAATTCTCAAGTTGGATCCCAAGGAAGTTCTTGCGAACGAGGCCGGCACTGTTTGGGGAATAATTTTGGAAAAACTCGACAGTCACAAA CTGGCTGTTTTGAACACTGTTTCCTTCCTTTGCTCGTTGTCGTCCGACGTTCTCTTGCCTCGCATTGTAGAGCGCATTCGAACTGAATTTAAAAATCCTGAACTGTACGTGACGAGGAAGGAATTCGACGTGATGATGACTCCGGAAGGCGAGCTGTGTGACAAGAGCGTATTAGAAAG TGCCATGGCATCTGTGGTCGATAAAGAACAGAATGTCAAAAGAGAATCGAAAGCGTACAGCTACGAAGAGCAGCAATGGGACAGAGAACTGAGAGAA GAATTGAAACGTAAGAAGCAAAGTGCCGGCagaaaaaaggaagcgaGTGGCGTGCAACTGACAAAGAAACAGCAGGAAGCGATTGATGCTACGATTCGAGAGGAGGCAGAAATcaggaaaaaattgcaaCAG ATCTACGCCAAGTTCgagtcttctctttctcttctcacATCCGCCCTAGACTGCAGCGATCCGAAATCGGTGGCCCGTCATTTGCCTGCTCTCGTCAGTTGCACGCTGCCGCTCTTCAATTCTCCCCTAGTAGCTCGCGACGCTTGCACTTTATATATCAATTTACGTCGTGGCTTCGAATACAGGACTCAGAAGTACACAG GCCTCTCGGTGGGACACGCGACCCTGCGTTTATTAAAACCAGAAGCTCCTTTGAACGACGAGTGGTGTCAGGAGCCTCTGAAATCTCAAATTCGAAGGACAGTCAAAATGATTCATAGCATGTCGAGCAGAGACGGATCGTGTCTGCCATCGCCTGCCTTTGCTTATTGTTTTCCCTTTCTGAG gagtGTGCTTCTGAGTGACGAGCCTCTTGAGGTTATTGGACAAGCGCTCGATGTTCTCTTTAAAAACTCGAAAATTGAGTCAAAC gCCGAATTTGGTGCCGAGTTTTTGCCGCGCAATGAAATGCTTGCTCTCCTATTACGGTTGATTGGCTCTTTCACCGATCCGAGAACAAAGCAGAAACTccaa CTCGTTGCCAATGCGACGCTCGTCCAACTCTGCGACGGCGCGAGTGGACGAAATGGCTCCGCTTGCGCCGACGCGGACGACATTCGCGTGCTGATCAACGGCctcctctcgtcgtctcgcgaaACGAGAGAATCCGCTCTAAAAGGACTTGACGCTTTGATACCGATATTTCCGTCGATAGACGACGATCTGTTACTATTACTGACGCGGAGAGTACTCGTTGTTCGATTTGATCCTAGCGAGAGCATTCAAAAACTGGCTCAACA ATTGTGGACGGATGGCGGACTCCAATTGGAGTCGAATCTTCTTgaaaatttaattgaagACGTGCTGCACAAAGACGATGTTGTTCATAGCTCGGCTTCGGCCGCTCTCGCCCATTTCGTGCACGACTTTTCGGATCTAGTCAATCCTGCCTTGACTCGACTGACCGAGGCTTACggcgaaaagagaaag ACTTTCTTGCccgatatcgacgaatttggtcgcgccgtcgcttcggcggcgaTCCGCGTCGATCCGTGGGAAAGTCGCAAAGGCGTTGCCATGGCTCTCGAAAGGATGGCGCCTCACTTCGGCACGGACGACATGAAACcgctctttcgttttttcgtgcaCGAGAGTCTCGACGATCCGTCGATTGTCGTACGAAAGCACGTGCTCAACGCGGCTATTGCGACAATCAATATTCACGGAACG CATTCTGTTTCCATTTTGCTGCCTCTGTTTGAGGATTTTCTAGCCAATGCGCCCAATACGAAGGAATtggacgtcgttcgtcagGCCGTCGTCGTGTTGACGGGATCTCTTGCCCGTCATTTGGATAAGGATGATCCCAAG gttAAGCCTATTGTGGAGAATTTGATAACAGCTCTGAGCACTCCTTCTCAACAA GTTCAAGAGGCCGTTGCCGCTTGCTTGCCTCCGTTGGTTCCTTCCGTGCTCGACATATCAGAACATATTGTCCGCAAGCTTTTAGACCAG cTGTTTGATTCCGCTCAATTTGGAGAACGGAAAGGAGCGGCGTACGGCATTGCGGCGATGGTGAAAGGACTCGGCGTGCCCTCGCTGAAGCAAATGGGAATTGCACCGGCTCTCCAGCAGGCCGTGATaaacaagaaaaatttccGCCACAGAGAGG GGGCTCTTTTTGCCGTCGAATGTCTATCGCGTTTTCTGGGACGACTCTACGAGCCTCACGTCGTCCAATTCATTCCGAATTTGCTTCTCTGCTTTGGAGACAACAACCAGTTCGTTAGAGAA GCGGCGGACGACACGGCTCGCGCTATTATGAGTCAACTAAGCGGCAATGGGGTGAAAATGGTACTCCCTGCTCTGCTCTCCGCTCTTAATGAAGACTCGTGGAGAACGAAAGCCG GAAGCGTGGAACTTCTCGGCACGATGGCCTACTGCGCGCCCAAGCAACTCTCCGCCTGTCTGCCCAACATCGTGCCGAAATTCATGGAAGTGCTCACCGACTCTCACGTTCGCGTTCAAAACGCCAGCGCACAGGCGCTCAAACAAATCGGCTCCGTAATCAAAAATCCAGAAATTCAAG GTGTCGTTCCCGTCTTGCTCGAAGCGATGTCGGACGTTGCTTCGAAAGCGCCGAAATGCCTCCAAGCGCTACTGGAGACGACGTTTGTGCACACGATCGACGCCCCGTCGCTCGCTCTCATCATGCCCATATTGGAACGATCGCTTTGTCAACGATCGGCCGAcacgagaaaaatgacgtcagaaattaTATGTCGAATGTTTTCGTTGACGGaagcgaaagacgtcgagcCCTATTTGCCGGCAATCATGCCAGGTCTCAAGGAATCGATTTTGGATCCTCTACCCGAA gtgcGCTTTGTTTCTGCCAAGGCGATGGGCGCTCTCGTGAAAAGCATGGGCGGAAATAGTTTCGAAAATCTCGTTCCCTGGTTACTCGAGACGATGCAGTCCGGTCAGAGTGACGTCGACCGATCAGGAGGCGCTCAGG GTCTCTGCGAAGTTTTGTCGGCGAAGGGAATAGATAAATTGAGCGAAATGATGCCGTCGTTCGTGTCGACGGCCCAACGCGTCGAACTTCCCGCGTGCGTCCGCGACGGTTTTCTTCAGCTCTTCATCTATCTACCAATCACGTTCGAAGACGACTTCATCGCGTACGTCGCCGACATCATACCGCCCATTTTAAAG GGATTAGCCGACGAATCGGAGTTCGTCAGGGAGACGTCGCTTCGCGCCGGACGCGGCATCGTGACGCAATACGCGGAGACGGCGGTCGCCGTATTTCTACCCGAACTGGAGAACGGCCTGTCGAACGACAACTGGCGCATACGATACAGTTCCGTTCAGCTCCTCGGCGACTTGCTCTATCACATAACGGGCGTCACGGGCAAAATGAGCGcccacggcgacgaggacgacaaTTTTGGTACGGAGACGAGCACGCAGGCGATCGCCGGCGTGCTCGGCGTtgagagaagaaatcgcGTCTTGGCTGGACTCTACATGGGTCGATCGGACGTCGCTCTCATGGTGCGACAGTCGGCGTTGCACGTGTGGAAAATTGTCGTGACGAATACCGTGCGAATGTTGAGGGAAATTCTTCCGACGTTATTCGTAATGTTGCTTGGATCGTTGGCtagcgacagcgacgataGGAGACAG GTTGCAGCGCGAACgcttggcgacgtcgttcgaaaacTGGGAGAGCGAATTTTGCCGGAAATTATACCTATTCTCGAGATGGGATTGGATTCGGATAAGAGCGTCGAACGTCAGGGCGTGTGCATCGGGCTCAGCGAAATCATGGCATCGACTTCAAAGGATTAC ATTCAAGCTTTTCAGGATTCGCTCATAccgacgattcgacgcgctCTGTGCGATCCGCTGCCCGAAGTGAGAGTTGCCGCGGCGAAAACGTTCGCTAGCCTTTACGGCAACATCGGAACGACGGCATTGGAGGAGATTCTTCCGAGCCTGTTGACCATTTTG aaaaCCGAAAGTGACGAAGTCGATTTTGCTCTTGACGGCTTGAAGCAAGTGATGGCGGCGAAAAgtcgcgtcgttcttccGTTCCTCGTGCCGAAG CTGACGGCGTCTCCTGTCAACGCAAAGGCTCTCGCCTTGCTCtcgtccgtcgccggcgaagCGTTGATTCGACACTTGGGTAGCATTTTGCCCGCTCTCTTGCGTTCTCTTAGCGAAAATGCGGCATCACCTAGCTATGAAGAC GATATGGAGGCTTCTAAAGTTCTCGTACTCAGCGTTGGCAGCGAAGCTGGGATGTGTTGCGTGATAGACGAACTCATGTCCGCGTCAAAGAATCCCAGTCCCGAAATGAGACGG GCATCTTTGATACTTTTGCGAACGTTTTGTGCGGAGAGAAGAGTGGACTACAGCCAATATTTACCAAAGTTGATAATTGGTCTCATTGGACATTTCAACGATCCGAATCCTGGCGTGGTGGACGCCGCCTGGCATGCACTAAATGCCGTAACCGAA AAATTGGCCGCAGCTGATCAAATTCCGGTCATAGCTCATATTCGTCAAGGGATCAAGTTCGTTCGTGCCGACCTGGAGGAAGGCGAAATGTTGCCCGGTTTTTCGACCACTCCCAAA GGAATCAAATCTCTCGTGCAAATCCTCCGCGAAGGCATACTAAACGGTTTGCCGGACGTGAAAGAAAGCGCGGCGACCGgtctcggcgacgtcatcgctctGACGAGCGTCGCGGCGCTGAAACCGCACGTCGTTTCCATTACCGGACCGCTGATTCGCATCCTCGGCGATCGCTACAGCTGGAACGTCAAGGCGGCGATACTCGACACGCTGAcgctcgtcatcgtcaaagCCGGTCTCGCAGTCAAGCCGTTCGTTCCTCAATtgcagacgacgttcgtGAAGGCGTTGAACGACGCCAATCGCGTTGTGAGACTacgctccgccgccgctctcgAGAAGTTAATCGCTTATCAGCCGAGAGTTGATCCACTTTTCAACGAGCTgtgcacgacgacgaagaataACGAAGAATCGGGACACAA GGAGACGTTGCTTACTGCCTTGCTTGGTGTCAtcagaggaggaggagggctCAAGATGAGCGAGGCCGTTCGCCGAAACGTGACCGATCTACTTCTTGGCCTTTTAGGAGCAGAAGAG GATGTCGTGCGAAGGGCTGCGGGACGATGTGCCGGCGCTCTGGCGGCCGTGTCGACGGGAGAGAGTTTGAATAGCCTGTTGAATAATTTTCTTG ATGTTGATCCTGTTGATAATTGGATGATTTGCCACGGGCGAAACGTTGCTTTGTCTGCGGTGTTGGCTGCTAACCTTCCTATTGTGTTTAGTGAGGAGCGTGAAGaggaaattttgaaaatcgtttcgTCTAGAGTTCTTGTGGACAGG GTGtctgtttctttgtctgCTCTGTCTTGCGCGTGCTGCCTTCTTCGAAATGAAAGCTCTCGCGCTCGTTCTCAATCACTTATTCCATGTTTGATCAAG TGCTTTGCATCATCTGTCAGCGATATCAAAAACGCTGCACTTACAACTCTTGTTTTAGCGTCTCGGGAAACGAAACCTGATAAGGCTTTGGCGGAACAGTTTGTTCCCCTCTTGCTGAGCTGCCTCAGAGACAAGAGCACGACGGTAAAAAGTGGAGCAGAGCGAGCTCTTTTGGCGGTCTTAAATTTGAGGCAAGGCAACGATTTTTATGAG gcgaTTTTGCCCGATCTTAGCAGTTCTGTTGCCA
- the LOC136186969 gene encoding probable E3 ubiquitin-protein ligase DTX2 produces the protein MASSSPVAVWEWEDDGNLWISYDPFVSTGLERAKQKRAAKIRLKDLTAELSRYVVDFTTMKQIREDTGRERNVRRVVFPATSPAARAVIWEWEDRGLWSAYDNVVGQLLEDHYSRNAFSVVPLHRHTPLPYEVDLSAWRQKNVVTGFSRTVRRRPLSCTYPQVSAETVTSRKQVASASSYKGTKAKVSKSSGLSGAGSRDSSSESAKYPWLAHCTARVITDPKERKEECLICYEHLEDASAYSDAGSPRDSSTVVSMNMCKHTFHKLCLRRLYEHGTKSGFLQCPTCKTIHGVKIGNQPPGQMQVNLLHNPLPGYSNCGTIQISYNIKSGVQGPEHPEPGKRYTANGFPRIAYLPNNADGQKVLKLLKIAWERKLIFTIGSSSTTGERNTVVWNDIHHKTELSGNSNGHGYPDPNYISNVLQELAAHGIIDS, from the exons ATGGCTTCATCGTCCCCCGTCGCTGTTTGGGAATGGGAGGACGATGGCAATCTCTGGATATCCTACGATCCTTTCGTCTCGACCGGCTTGGAGCGCGCCAAGCAAAAGCGCGCCGCAAAAATCCGCCTGAAAGATTTGACAGCGGAGCTCAGTCgctacgtcgtcgattttacGACAATGAAGCAGATTCGTGAAGACACAG GACGAGAACGCAATGTAAGACGAGTCGTCTTTCCAGCGACTAGCCCCGCTGCGCGAGCCGTCATATGGGAGTGGGAAGATCGCGGTTTATGGTCGGCCTACGATAACGTTGTCGGGCAACTTCTCGAAGACCATTACAGTCGGAACGCGTTTAGCGTAGTGCCTCTTCACAGACACACGCCATTGCCATACGAAGTCGATTTGAGCGCCTGGCGACAGAAGAACGTCGTAACGGGATTTAGCCGAActgttcgacgtcgaccacTTTCGTGCACGTATCCCCAAGTTTCTGCTGAAACGGTCACTAGTAGGAAACAGGTCGCTTCTGCGTCATCGTACAAAGGAACGAAGGCGAAGGTTTCAAAATCTTCAG GTCTTAGCGGTGCCGGCAGCCGCGACAGTAGTTCCGAAAGTGCGAAGTATCCTTGGTTGGCTCACTGCACTGCACGCGTCATTACAGACCCAAAAGAGAGGAAAGAG GAGTGTCTCATTTGCTATGAGCATCTTGAAGACGCGTCTGCGTATAGCGACGCCGGCTCACCTAGAGATTCATCAACTGTGGTATCCATGAATATGTGCAAGCACACTTTCCACAAACTGTGCCTACGACGTCTCTACGAACATGGAACGAAA AGCGGCTTTCTTCAGTGTCCCACGTGCAAAACAATTCACGGCGTCAAAATCGGCAATCAACCTCCCGGCCAGATGCAAGTGAATCTTCTACACAATCCACTGCCTGGCTATTCGAACTGCGGCACAATACAAATCTCGTACAATATTAAATCTGGGGTTCaa GGTCCGGAGCACCCGGAACCCGGCAAACGATACACGGCAAACGGATTTCCGCGAATTGCCTACCTTCCAAATAACGCTGACGGCCAGAAGGTCTTGAAACTATTAAAAATTGCCTGGGAAAGAAAGCTCATATTCACAATCGGTTCGTCAAGCACGACGGGAGAACGAAACACGGTCGTTTGGAACGACATTCATCACAAAACGGAATTGAGTGGCAATTCCAACGGGCACGGCTATCCCGACCCAAATTACATATCTAACGTCCTACAAGAGCTTGCTGCGCATGGCATAATTGACAGTTAA